A region from the Shumkonia mesophila genome encodes:
- the moaA gene encoding GTP 3',8-cyclase MoaA has translation MIDPFGRKITYLRVSVTDRCNLRCSYCMAEHMEFLPRQELLSLEELDRVCSAFVARGVRKLRITGGEPLVRRGVMTLFRSLGRHLEKGTLDELTLTTNGTQLAKYAGDLAACGVERVNVSLDTLNAGRFAALTRGGRLQEVLEGVAAAKAAGLAVKINAVALKGVNEGEIDDLIIWCGERGLDLTLIETMPLGEIEGDRTDHYLPLSELRARLERRWTLTDLPMTTGGPARYVAIAETGRRLGFITPMTHNFCEGCNRVRLTCTGTLYMCLGQDDAADLRTPLRASEGDEALLTAIDAAIARKPKGHDFIIDPATKRPAVERHMSVTGG, from the coding sequence ATGATCGACCCCTTCGGGCGCAAGATCACTTATCTGCGGGTTTCCGTCACCGACCGGTGCAACCTGCGCTGCAGCTATTGCATGGCCGAGCACATGGAGTTCCTGCCCCGACAGGAATTGCTATCGCTGGAAGAGTTGGACCGCGTGTGTTCGGCCTTCGTGGCGCGCGGCGTGCGCAAGCTGCGCATCACCGGCGGCGAGCCGCTGGTGCGGCGCGGCGTCATGACGCTGTTCCGATCCCTCGGCCGCCACTTGGAAAAAGGGACGCTCGACGAACTGACGCTGACCACCAACGGCACCCAGCTTGCCAAATACGCGGGCGATTTGGCGGCCTGCGGCGTCGAGCGGGTCAACGTGTCCTTGGACACGCTCAACGCCGGGCGCTTCGCCGCGCTGACCCGCGGCGGCCGCTTGCAAGAGGTGCTGGAGGGCGTCGCCGCCGCCAAGGCCGCCGGGCTTGCCGTCAAGATCAACGCGGTGGCGCTCAAGGGCGTCAACGAGGGCGAGATCGACGACCTCATCATCTGGTGCGGGGAGCGCGGCCTCGATCTGACCCTCATCGAAACCATGCCGCTGGGCGAGATCGAGGGCGACCGCACCGACCATTATCTGCCGCTGTCCGAGCTGCGCGCCCGGCTGGAACGGCGCTGGACGCTGACCGACCTGCCGATGACCACCGGCGGCCCGGCCCGCTACGTCGCCATCGCCGAAACCGGCCGGCGGCTGGGCTTCATCACGCCGATGACCCACAATTTCTGCGAAGGGTGCAACCGCGTGCGCCTGACCTGCACCGGCACCCTTTACATGTGCCTGGGCCAGGACGACGCCGCCGACCTGCGCACCCCCCTGCGCGCCAGCGAGGGCGACGAGGCCCTGCTTACCGCCATCGACGCCGCCATCGCCCGCAAGCCCAAAGGCCACGACTTCATCATCGATCCCGCCACCAAGCGCCCGGCCGTCGAGCGCCACATGAGCGTCACCGGCGGCTGA
- a CDS encoding glucose 1-dehydrogenase has product MTASAERLLDGQRAIVTGASSGIGAAVARALAAAGARVIVNFIGGEERAGQVVGDIAAAGGKALAVRADVSREDQVRSLFAAAVDAWGGLDILVGNAGVQRDAALVDMTLADWDTVIGVNLTGQFLCAREAARLFLKQGARPEVSTAAGKIICISSVHDVIPWAGHVNYAASKGGLNMMMKSVAQELAFHRVRVNAISPGAIKTAINRAAWETPEAMARLLALAPYGRLGEPDDIGKAAVWLASDESDYVTGATLYVDGGMTLYPGFIDNG; this is encoded by the coding sequence ATGACGGCTTCAGCGGAACGGCTCCTCGACGGACAGCGGGCCATCGTCACCGGCGCCAGTTCCGGAATCGGTGCCGCCGTCGCCCGCGCCCTGGCCGCGGCCGGCGCCAGGGTGATCGTCAATTTCATCGGCGGCGAGGAGCGGGCCGGCCAAGTCGTCGGAGACATCGCCGCGGCGGGCGGCAAGGCGCTGGCCGTACGGGCCGACGTCAGCCGCGAGGACCAGGTGCGATCGCTGTTCGCCGCCGCCGTCGACGCCTGGGGCGGCCTCGACATCCTGGTCGGCAATGCCGGCGTGCAGCGCGACGCCGCCCTGGTCGACATGACGCTCGCGGACTGGGACACCGTCATCGGCGTCAACCTTACCGGCCAATTTCTGTGCGCCCGCGAGGCGGCCCGCCTTTTCCTCAAGCAGGGCGCCCGCCCCGAGGTGTCGACGGCGGCCGGCAAGATCATCTGCATCTCGTCGGTTCACGACGTCATCCCGTGGGCCGGCCACGTCAACTATGCCGCGTCCAAGGGCGGCCTCAACATGATGATGAAAAGCGTCGCCCAGGAACTGGCGTTCCATCGGGTCCGGGTCAATGCCATCTCGCCCGGCGCCATCAAGACCGCCATCAACCGCGCGGCCTGGGAAACCCCCGAGGCCATGGCGCGGCTGCTTGCCCTCGCCCCCTACGGCCGCCTCGGCGAGCCGGACGACATCGGCAAGGCCGCGGTGTGGCTGGCGTCCGACGAGTCCGACTACGTCACCGGAGCCACCCTCTATGTCGACGGCGGAATGACCCTCTATCCCGGCTTCATCGACAACGGCTGA
- a CDS encoding M23 family metallopeptidase, with protein MKFTGIDAPRWRSVKGLLLVGLASIAAIGAVQAGEPDFSPPLPSTAPLSQPSAKQLLAHAPSATDDVRAVNLTVGEGDSLASMLEQAGVGAASKAAALTALGDLFDPMDLQPGAAVRVVLQTQGRQAVISSLHIETGAAEDLTVYVPGPAPERRAGTSTTGQTSIRQVSGMVGASLHSSLLAANLPLPLVDETLLALTNDPDMPAPPSSSARFRVVYQAQSADTSGEVDELRYIEVDDGQKVHRIYRYRLDDDTATAFVQPAPGEAVIDFVLPLKRAEVTSPFGWRVHPVFKDRRFHNGVDFRAPKGTPVAASAEGVVVDVGWRGNYGKIIRVRHRANVETTYSHLSGFARGLYAGKKVKQGQVIGYVGRTGVATGHHLYYEMLVDGKHVNPLDPPAVFAVRLDGQQLTALKSYLRRTATLN; from the coding sequence GTGAAATTCACAGGCATCGACGCCCCGCGCTGGCGAAGCGTGAAAGGCCTCCTCCTCGTGGGGCTCGCGTCGATCGCGGCGATCGGTGCCGTCCAGGCCGGTGAACCCGATTTTTCCCCTCCGCTTCCGTCCACCGCCCCCCTGTCGCAACCCTCCGCAAAGCAGCTGTTGGCCCATGCGCCGTCGGCCACCGACGACGTACGTGCGGTAAACCTGACCGTCGGCGAGGGCGACAGCCTTGCCTCCATGCTCGAGCAGGCCGGTGTCGGCGCGGCCAGCAAGGCGGCGGCCCTGACCGCGCTCGGCGATCTGTTCGACCCCATGGACCTGCAACCGGGGGCCGCCGTCCGGGTGGTCCTGCAAACCCAGGGCCGGCAGGCCGTCATCAGCTCCTTGCATATCGAAACGGGTGCCGCCGAGGATCTCACCGTCTATGTCCCCGGGCCGGCGCCCGAACGCCGAGCCGGCACCTCGACGACGGGTCAGACGTCCATCCGCCAGGTTTCGGGCATGGTCGGGGCGAGCCTCCACAGTTCGCTGCTCGCCGCCAACCTGCCGCTTCCGCTCGTCGACGAGACGCTGCTCGCCTTGACGAACGATCCCGATATGCCCGCCCCGCCCTCGTCATCGGCGCGTTTCCGGGTGGTTTACCAGGCCCAGTCGGCCGACACTTCCGGCGAGGTCGACGAACTCCGCTACATCGAAGTCGACGACGGCCAGAAGGTGCATCGGATCTATCGCTACCGGCTCGACGACGACACGGCCACCGCCTTCGTTCAGCCGGCCCCCGGCGAGGCGGTCATCGACTTCGTGCTGCCGTTGAAGCGGGCGGAAGTGACCTCGCCTTTCGGATGGCGCGTTCATCCGGTGTTCAAGGACCGGCGATTCCACAACGGCGTCGACTTCCGGGCGCCCAAGGGAACGCCCGTCGCGGCAAGCGCCGAGGGCGTCGTCGTCGATGTCGGCTGGCGGGGAAACTACGGCAAGATCATCCGCGTCCGTCACCGGGCCAACGTCGAAACCACCTACTCCCACCTGTCGGGCTTCGCCCGCGGCCTGTACGCCGGCAAGAAGGTCAAGCAGGGCCAGGTCATCGGCTATGTCGGACGCACCGGCGTGGCCACCGGGCACCATCTCTATTACGAGATGCTGGTCGACGGCAAACACGTCAACCCGCTCGATCCGCCGGCCGTCTTCGCGGTGCGCCTCGACGGCCAGCAGTTGACCGCTCTCAAGAGCTATCTCCGCCGCACGGCAACCCTCAACTGA
- a CDS encoding aspartate dehydrogenase, producing the protein MARTPRPPLTVAIGGLGAIGLAVARRLDEGIPGLSLAAVSARDAARAAIRMTGFRRTVPVVAPADLAERADVIVECAPAAVFAEIAEAAIRAGCILVPASVGALLSRPDLIEAATESGARIVVPTGALLGLDAVRAAAEGTIHAITMVTRKPPAGLAGAPYLAEHGISLDGLTAPLRVFAGTAREGAKGFPANVNVAAALGLAGIGADRTRLEIWADPGVSRNTHTIEVDADSARFTMTIENVPSAENPRTGRITPLSVIAALRGLVATLKVGS; encoded by the coding sequence ATGGCGCGAACACCCCGCCCTCCCCTGACCGTCGCCATCGGCGGGCTTGGCGCCATCGGCCTGGCGGTGGCCCGGCGGCTTGACGAGGGCATCCCGGGGCTGTCGCTGGCCGCCGTATCGGCACGGGACGCCGCCCGGGCCGCCATCCGCATGACCGGTTTCCGCCGCACCGTTCCGGTGGTGGCGCCGGCCGATCTGGCGGAGCGCGCCGATGTGATCGTCGAATGCGCGCCGGCGGCCGTCTTCGCCGAGATCGCCGAGGCGGCCATCCGGGCCGGTTGCATCCTGGTGCCGGCCAGCGTCGGCGCCCTGCTGTCGCGCCCCGACCTCATCGAGGCGGCAACGGAAAGCGGCGCCCGCATCGTCGTGCCGACCGGGGCGCTGCTGGGCCTCGACGCCGTGCGGGCGGCGGCGGAAGGCACCATCCACGCGATCACCATGGTCACCCGCAAGCCGCCGGCCGGGCTCGCCGGCGCCCCCTACCTGGCGGAGCACGGCATCTCGCTCGACGGACTGACGGCGCCGCTGCGGGTGTTCGCGGGCACGGCCCGCGAGGGGGCGAAGGGATTTCCCGCCAACGTCAACGTCGCCGCCGCCCTGGGCCTGGCCGGCATCGGCGCGGACCGCACCCGCCTTGAAATCTGGGCCGATCCCGGGGTCAGCCGCAACACCCACACCATCGAGGTCGACGCCGACAGCGCACGCTTCACCATGACCATCGAGAACGTGCCGTCCGCCGAAAACCCGCGTACCGGGCGCATCACGCCCCTGAGCGTCATCGCCGCCCTGCGCGGCCTGGTTGCGACCCTTAAGGTGGGGTCCTAG
- a CDS encoding helix-turn-helix transcriptional regulator, with protein MAELMNTHEVAEYLRLKERKIYDLVREKRIPCTRVTGKWLFPKRLIDAWLAEGTEVPKEIGRHARPAPPVIAGSHDPLLEWCVRESGCDLALLAGGSLDGLRRFAEGEAMVCALHVFDPASGEYNLPVVEALGADGVLIEWARREQGLVVAPGNPLSIRAIADLARPGVRVVLRQQGAGSRILLEHLLERAGVALEALNVLDQPARSETDLGQVISEGRADAGLAVAAAAHAFRLDFVPLWQERCDLLIRRRDYFEAPVQALLAFARTPAFTRRAAEMSGYDVAATGRIVWNAP; from the coding sequence ATGGCCGAATTGATGAACACGCACGAGGTCGCCGAGTATCTCCGCCTCAAGGAGCGCAAGATCTACGACCTGGTCCGCGAGAAGCGGATTCCCTGCACGCGGGTCACCGGCAAGTGGCTGTTCCCCAAGCGGCTGATCGACGCCTGGCTGGCCGAGGGGACCGAGGTTCCCAAGGAGATCGGGCGCCACGCCCGGCCGGCTCCGCCGGTGATCGCCGGCAGCCACGATCCGCTGCTGGAGTGGTGCGTGCGCGAATCCGGCTGCGATCTGGCACTCCTGGCCGGCGGCAGCCTCGACGGCCTGCGCCGCTTCGCCGAAGGCGAGGCGATGGTGTGCGCGCTGCATGTGTTCGACCCTGCCAGCGGCGAATACAACCTGCCGGTGGTCGAGGCGCTGGGCGCCGACGGCGTGCTCATCGAATGGGCCAGGCGCGAGCAGGGGCTGGTGGTGGCGCCGGGAAACCCGCTTTCCATCCGCGCCATCGCCGACCTGGCGCGCCCCGGCGTGCGCGTCGTCCTGCGCCAGCAGGGGGCGGGCAGCCGCATCCTCCTCGAACACCTGCTGGAACGGGCCGGGGTCGCGCTGGAGGCACTGAACGTCCTCGACCAGCCGGCCCGCAGCGAAACCGACCTCGGCCAGGTGATTTCGGAAGGCCGGGCCGACGCCGGCCTGGCGGTGGCCGCCGCCGCCCATGCCTTCCGCCTGGATTTCGTGCCCCTGTGGCAGGAACGCTGCGATCTTCTGATCCGCCGGCGCGACTATTTCGAGGCGCCGGTCCAGGCGCTGCTGGCCTTCGCCCGCACGCCGGCTTTCACCCGCCGCGCCGCCGAAATGAGCGGCTACGACGTCGCCGCCACCGGCCGCATCGTTTGGAACGCTCCCTGA
- a CDS encoding 3'-5' exonuclease, with protein sequence MRAAAVTTESQALPPAFLAVDFETATHAPESACAIGLAYVENGRVVHAESHLIRPASQEFRFTWVHGITWADVADAPDFAALWPDLRPWFDRVDFVAAHNARFDRWVLDVCCMAYGFATPRLPWVCTVELARSLWRLKPAKLPDVCRHLAIPLDHHQAGSDARACAEIVIAAEQDGWTF encoded by the coding sequence ATGAGAGCGGCTGCCGTCACCACCGAATCGCAGGCCCTGCCGCCGGCGTTCCTGGCTGTCGATTTCGAGACGGCGACCCACGCGCCGGAAAGCGCCTGCGCCATCGGCCTGGCCTACGTCGAAAACGGCCGGGTCGTGCACGCCGAAAGCCACCTGATCCGCCCCGCCTCGCAGGAGTTTCGCTTCACCTGGGTGCACGGCATCACCTGGGCGGACGTCGCCGACGCCCCCGACTTCGCGGCGCTGTGGCCCGATCTGCGCCCGTGGTTCGACCGGGTCGACTTTGTGGCCGCCCACAACGCCCGCTTCGACCGCTGGGTGCTCGACGTCTGCTGCATGGCCTATGGCTTCGCGACGCCGCGGCTGCCCTGGGTGTGCACGGTCGAATTGGCGCGATCGCTATGGCGTCTCAAGCCGGCCAAGCTGCCCGACGTCTGCCGCCATCTGGCCATCCCGCTGGACCACCACCAGGCGGGATCGGACGCGCGGGCCTGCGCCGAGATCGTCATCGCCGCCGAACAGGACGGCTGGACCTTCTAA
- a CDS encoding DUF3179 domain-containing protein has product MTLLAMATTGPARAASDDAIYEQSRTVVLGHLLGLPADTLMPALADLRRQDDAGVAAALILALRYNRPAAQPIADALAAITGETGARSWFDWMLWQEMHPEIVPHPSFRRLKLDLLLTIDPDFSRFLPLTPTAEIRLEEVVWGGVAAADGIPALTNPKLVGPGEAAYLTPGEAVFGVEIDGDARAYPLRILDWHEMLNDVVGGVPVSLAYCTLCGSGILFDGRVNGRDKPLTFGSSGLLYRSNKLMYDLATDSLWNQFTGRPVSGPLAGSGIALKMLPVVITSWRDWLAGHPGTRVLSLDTGHVRDYTPDAPYGHYFNSPDLMFPALAPDATHAPKDRVFGIRTAGGAKAWPLEEFRSRPVINDRVGFTDVVLIGNAITGTVRAYRRDGRTFAPGPAPDRLAADGAEWRVTEDALVGPGGVGLARMAGHVAFWFAWSSFVDNPDGPASGAAR; this is encoded by the coding sequence ATGACGCTGCTGGCGATGGCGACGACGGGCCCGGCCCGTGCGGCCTCCGATGACGCCATCTATGAGCAGAGCCGGACGGTGGTGCTGGGCCACCTGCTCGGCCTTCCTGCCGATACCCTGATGCCCGCCCTGGCCGACCTGCGCCGGCAGGACGACGCCGGCGTTGCCGCCGCCCTTATCCTGGCCCTCCGCTACAACCGCCCGGCGGCCCAGCCCATCGCTGACGCCCTGGCGGCGATCACCGGCGAGACGGGCGCGCGAAGCTGGTTCGACTGGATGCTGTGGCAGGAAATGCATCCCGAAATCGTTCCCCACCCCAGTTTCCGGCGCCTCAAACTCGACCTTCTTCTGACCATCGATCCCGACTTCTCCCGCTTCCTGCCGTTGACGCCGACGGCCGAGATCCGCCTGGAGGAGGTGGTCTGGGGCGGCGTCGCGGCGGCCGACGGCATCCCCGCCCTGACAAACCCCAAGCTCGTCGGCCCCGGCGAGGCGGCATACTTGACCCCCGGCGAGGCGGTATTCGGCGTCGAGATCGACGGCGACGCCCGGGCCTATCCGCTGCGCATCCTCGACTGGCACGAGATGCTGAACGACGTCGTCGGCGGCGTGCCGGTGTCGCTGGCCTATTGTACGCTGTGCGGTTCCGGCATCCTGTTCGATGGCCGGGTCAACGGCCGGGACAAGCCGCTGACGTTCGGCTCCTCGGGCCTGCTCTACCGCTCCAACAAACTGATGTACGACCTCGCCACCGACAGCCTGTGGAACCAGTTCACCGGCCGCCCGGTGTCGGGGCCGCTGGCCGGTTCGGGTATCGCCCTCAAGATGCTGCCCGTCGTCATCACCAGTTGGCGCGACTGGCTGGCCGGCCATCCGGGCACCCGGGTACTGTCGCTGGACACCGGCCACGTGCGCGACTACACCCCCGACGCCCCTTACGGCCACTATTTCAACAGCCCCGACCTGATGTTCCCCGCCCTGGCGCCGGATGCGACGCACGCGCCGAAAGACAGGGTCTTCGGCATCCGCACGGCCGGCGGCGCCAAGGCCTGGCCGCTGGAGGAATTCCGGAGCCGGCCGGTAATCAACGACCGCGTCGGCTTCACCGACGTCGTGCTGATCGGCAACGCGATCACCGGCACCGTGCGCGCCTATCGCCGCGACGGCCGGACCTTCGCGCCCGGCCCGGCGCCCGACCGCCTGGCCGCCGACGGCGCCGAATGGCGGGTGACGGAAGACGCCCTTGTCGGCCCCGGCGGCGTCGGACTGGCCCGTATGGCCGGCCACGTGGCCTTCTGGTTCGCCTGGTCGTCGTTCGTCGACAACCCGGACGGGCCGGCATCCGGTGCCGCCCGATAG
- a CDS encoding AbrB family transcriptional regulator, with protein sequence MSGAPTPAAKPPAQGWPRRALAIALTLALGGAGGYAFLLLEMPLPWMMGAMCVTITAALAGAPLRAPGRLRDVLIAVIGLMVGSAFTPEILAQASQWLPSITAILVYSTVMIIGLGWLLRRFGRYDPATAFCSAAPGGFTEMVLLGGSMGGDERVISLMHSVRIVITVVTIPFWFRFFHDYVPAGTAAFGRITDLSAGGAVMLAASAVVGYFLARLARLPLPALIGPMAVSALMHAVGLSDARPSGEMVALAQVVIGANVGCRFLGTRLREIASVMRTATIMALLMIAVAVLMAAVLHGLTGLSFEALILAFAPGGVAEMNVITVALHIDPAFVATHHLVRLGFLLVLAPLALKLFGSRRWTGGGSAASGGKAGSGEDD encoded by the coding sequence GTGAGCGGCGCCCCCACTCCCGCCGCCAAACCGCCAGCCCAGGGATGGCCGCGCCGGGCCCTGGCGATCGCCCTTACCCTGGCGCTGGGAGGAGCCGGCGGCTACGCGTTCCTTCTGCTGGAAATGCCGCTGCCGTGGATGATGGGGGCCATGTGCGTCACCATCACGGCGGCCCTGGCCGGGGCCCCGCTGCGCGCGCCCGGCCGGCTGCGCGACGTCCTGATCGCGGTGATCGGCCTGATGGTCGGCAGCGCCTTCACGCCGGAGATCCTGGCCCAGGCGAGCCAATGGTTGCCCAGCATCACGGCGATTCTGGTCTACAGCACGGTGATGATCATCGGCCTCGGCTGGCTGCTGCGCCGGTTCGGCCGCTACGACCCCGCCACCGCCTTCTGCTCGGCGGCCCCGGGCGGCTTCACCGAGATGGTGCTGCTGGGCGGTTCCATGGGCGGCGACGAGCGGGTCATCTCGCTGATGCACAGCGTGCGCATCGTCATCACGGTGGTAACCATCCCCTTCTGGTTCCGCTTCTTTCACGACTACGTCCCCGCCGGCACCGCCGCCTTCGGACGGATCACCGACCTGTCGGCGGGCGGCGCCGTCATGCTCGCCGCCTCGGCCGTGGTCGGCTATTTCCTGGCCCGGTTGGCCCGCCTGCCGCTGCCGGCCCTGATCGGGCCGATGGCCGTCAGCGCGCTGATGCATGCCGTCGGCCTGTCGGACGCCCGGCCGTCCGGCGAAATGGTGGCCCTGGCCCAGGTGGTCATCGGGGCCAATGTCGGCTGCCGCTTTCTCGGCACGCGGCTGCGCGAGATCGCCTCGGTGATGCGCACGGCGACGATCATGGCGCTTTTGATGATCGCCGTGGCCGTCTTGATGGCCGCAGTCCTGCACGGCCTCACCGGGCTGTCCTTCGAGGCGTTGATCCTGGCCTTCGCGCCCGGCGGGGTCGCCGAAATGAACGTCATCACGGTGGCATTGCACATCGACCCGGCCTTTGTCGCCACCCATCACCTGGTGCGGCTAGGTTTCCTTCTGGTGCTGGCCCCGCTGGCGCTCAAGCTGTTCGGCAGCCGCCGCTGGACGGGCGGCGGTTCGGCGGCATCCGGCGGCAAGGCCGGCAGCGGCGAGGACGACTGA
- the htpX gene encoding zinc metalloprotease HtpX: MNYAKTAILLAGMTGLFVGAGYLIGGETGMAFAFLLALGMNAFAYWNSDKMVLRMYGARQVSRNEAPAFYDTVADLSRRAGLPMPKVYVIDNDQPNAFATGRNPANAAVAATTGLLARMSREEVAGVMAHELAHVRNRDTLIMTVTATLAGAIGMLAQFAFFFGGSRDSRNNPLGIVGVLLVVIVAPLAAMLVQMAISRSREYEADRAGAEISGQPLWLASALQHLEETVRGSPNHTAERNPATAHMFIVNPLSGGHGDSLFSTHPSTANRVRRLREMAGGLGVNVEPVVRRRRGPWERLGRRTGPWG, encoded by the coding sequence ATGAACTACGCGAAGACCGCCATCCTGCTGGCCGGGATGACCGGCCTGTTCGTGGGCGCCGGCTATCTGATCGGCGGCGAGACCGGCATGGCGTTCGCCTTCCTGCTGGCGTTGGGCATGAACGCCTTCGCCTACTGGAATTCCGACAAGATGGTGCTCCGCATGTACGGCGCCCGCCAGGTCAGCCGCAACGAGGCGCCGGCGTTTTACGATACGGTGGCCGACCTGTCGCGCCGCGCCGGATTGCCGATGCCCAAGGTCTATGTCATCGACAACGACCAGCCGAACGCCTTCGCCACCGGCCGCAATCCGGCCAACGCGGCGGTGGCGGCGACCACCGGCCTGCTGGCCCGCATGAGCCGCGAGGAAGTGGCCGGCGTCATGGCCCACGAACTGGCCCACGTGCGCAACCGCGACACCCTGATCATGACGGTCACCGCCACGCTGGCCGGCGCCATCGGCATGCTGGCGCAGTTCGCCTTCTTCTTCGGCGGCAGCCGCGACAGCCGCAACAATCCGCTGGGCATCGTCGGCGTGCTGCTGGTGGTCATCGTCGCGCCGCTGGCCGCCATGCTGGTGCAGATGGCCATCTCGCGCTCCCGCGAGTACGAGGCCGACCGCGCCGGCGCCGAGATCAGCGGCCAGCCGTTGTGGCTGGCCTCGGCCCTCCAGCACCTGGAGGAGACTGTCCGGGGCAGCCCCAACCACACCGCCGAGCGCAATCCGGCGACGGCCCACATGTTCATCGTCAACCCGCTGTCGGGCGGCCATGGCGACAGCCTGTTTTCCACCCATCCCAGCACCGCCAATCGCGTCCGGCGGCTGCGCGAGATGGCCGGCGGCCTGGGGGTGAACGTCGAGCCTGTGGTCCGGAGACGGCGCGGTCCCTGGGAGCGGCTCGGCCGGCGGACCGGCCCCTGGGGCTGA
- a CDS encoding quinone-dependent dihydroorotate dehydrogenase — protein MSRYATLAAPFLRLLDAETGHRLAIRALSCGLVPAAPAFDDAVLRQSLWGLDFANPLGSAAGFDKNAEAVAATLALGFGFAEVGTVTPRPQPGNPKPRLFRLVEDEAVINRMGFNNQGLEAVLGRLKAGRPAGIVAVNLGRNKDSTDAVADYVEGVRRAAPLASFLVINVSSPNTPGLRSLQRRQDLADLLGAARAARDEGVGRRPPLLVKIAPDLTEDELADIAAVALDTGIDGIVATNTTIGRPASLKGSYAGETGGLSGRPLFSLSTQVLGTVYRLTGGRLPLIGVGGVATGADAYAKIRAGASLVQFYTAMVYGGPGIVDTIRRDLAALIRRDGFGGVAEAIGADHR, from the coding sequence GTGTCACGCTATGCCACCCTTGCTGCGCCGTTCCTGCGCCTGCTCGATGCCGAAACCGGGCATCGGCTGGCCATCCGCGCGCTGAGTTGCGGGCTGGTGCCGGCGGCGCCGGCCTTCGACGATGCCGTGTTGCGCCAATCGCTGTGGGGCCTCGACTTCGCCAACCCGCTGGGCTCGGCGGCCGGCTTCGACAAGAACGCCGAGGCGGTGGCGGCGACCCTGGCGTTGGGCTTCGGCTTCGCCGAGGTGGGCACGGTGACGCCGCGCCCGCAGCCCGGTAACCCCAAGCCCCGCCTGTTCCGCCTGGTCGAGGACGAGGCGGTGATCAACCGCATGGGCTTCAACAACCAGGGGCTGGAGGCGGTGCTGGGCCGCCTCAAGGCCGGCCGGCCGGCCGGCATCGTGGCGGTCAACCTGGGCCGCAACAAGGACAGCACCGACGCTGTCGCCGATTATGTCGAGGGGGTGCGCCGGGCCGCGCCGCTGGCCTCCTTCCTGGTCATCAACGTGTCCTCGCCCAACACCCCCGGCCTGCGCAGCCTGCAACGCCGCCAGGATCTTGCCGATCTGCTGGGTGCCGCGCGGGCGGCGCGCGACGAGGGGGTGGGCCGCCGGCCGCCGCTCCTGGTCAAGATCGCGCCCGACCTGACCGAGGACGAACTGGCCGACATCGCCGCCGTCGCGCTCGATACGGGTATCGACGGCATCGTCGCCACCAACACGACCATCGGCCGCCCGGCCTCGCTCAAAGGCTCCTACGCCGGCGAGACGGGCGGGCTCAGCGGCCGGCCGCTGTTTTCGCTTTCCACGCAGGTCCTGGGGACCGTCTATCGGCTGACCGGCGGCCGGCTGCCCCTCATCGGCGTCGGCGGCGTCGCCACCGGGGCCGACGCCTACGCCAAGATCCGTGCCGGCGCCTCGCTGGTGCAGTTCTATACCGCGATGGTCTATGGCGGCCCCGGCATCGTCGATACCATCCGCCGCGACCTGGCCGCCCTCATCCGGCGGGACGGCTTCGGCGGCGTCGCCGAGGCCATCGGCGCCGACCACCGCTGA
- a CDS encoding NAD kinase has translation MKFNTIAITAAMHDEAQAAEARLKARYAHVPPEEASVIVALGGDGFMLQTLHAFMEKGTPIFGMNRGSVGFLMNGYTDDGLMERLARAEPINLRPLHMTVEDIHGRHHEALAINEVSLLRDTGFAAKISIHVDGVMRMEEMICDGVLVATPAGSTAYNNAVHGPILPLGAELLALTPISAFRPRHWRGALLPQNARVTFDVLDADRRRVRAGADFNEVRDVARVSVAVNGTVSPTLLFDPEHNLEERIIKEQFVP, from the coding sequence ATGAAATTCAACACCATCGCGATCACGGCGGCAATGCACGATGAAGCCCAGGCCGCCGAGGCCCGGCTCAAAGCCCGTTATGCCCACGTTCCGCCCGAAGAGGCCAGTGTCATCGTGGCGCTGGGCGGCGACGGCTTCATGCTGCAGACGCTCCATGCCTTCATGGAAAAGGGCACGCCCATCTTCGGCATGAACCGCGGCTCGGTCGGGTTCCTCATGAACGGCTACACCGACGACGGCCTGATGGAACGCCTCGCCCGGGCGGAGCCGATCAACCTGCGGCCGCTTCACATGACGGTCGAGGACATCCACGGCCGGCATCATGAGGCCCTGGCCATCAACGAGGTGTCGCTGCTGCGCGATACCGGCTTCGCCGCCAAGATCTCGATCCACGTGGACGGCGTGATGCGGATGGAGGAAATGATCTGCGACGGCGTCCTGGTGGCGACGCCGGCCGGCAGCACCGCCTACAACAACGCCGTGCATGGCCCCATCCTGCCGCTCGGCGCCGAACTGCTGGCCTTGACCCCGATCAGCGCCTTCAGGCCGCGCCATTGGCGCGGCGCCCTGCTGCCGCAGAATGCCCGCGTCACCTTCGACGTGCTCGACGCCGACCGGCGGCGGGTGCGGGCCGGCGCCGACTTCAACGAGGTGCGCGACGTCGCCCGGGTCAGCGTCGCGGTCAACGGAACCGTTTCACCCACCCTGCTGTTCGATCCCGAACACAACCTCGAGGAACGCATCATCAAGGAACAATTCGTCCCGTGA